A section of the Saccharopolyspora gregorii genome encodes:
- a CDS encoding LacI family DNA-binding transcriptional regulator: MSMPGGRPTLEDVAARAGVSRATASRAINDSPRVSPEARRQVDAAVRELGYVPNRAARTLVTRRTGAIALVLSEPEDKFFDDPFFAATVRIVSQHLSAGDSQLVLLMVHRPDDHARIARYLAGGHVDGALVLAPHRGDPLPAAVRDLPLPVVFGGRPWISERGLHLVDHDNVGGGRLATEHLLSLGRRAVVTVTGPRDEHAGLERLRGWREAVGDGEATAARSEPGDFTEAGGERAMAALLARVPELDAVFAANDLMAVGALRALRTAGRRVPADVAVVGFDDHPAVAPHADPPLTAIRQDPALRTVHMVALLHRLIAGDRVAPGREVLPVELVRRESA, translated from the coding sequence ATGAGCATGCCCGGCGGGCGGCCCACCTTGGAGGACGTGGCGGCCAGGGCGGGCGTGTCCCGCGCGACGGCGTCCCGCGCGATCAACGACTCCCCCCGGGTCAGCCCGGAGGCCCGCCGGCAGGTGGACGCCGCGGTGCGCGAGCTCGGCTACGTGCCCAACCGCGCGGCGCGGACGCTGGTCACCCGGCGCACCGGGGCGATCGCGCTGGTGCTCTCCGAACCGGAGGACAAGTTCTTCGACGACCCGTTCTTCGCCGCCACGGTCCGCATCGTGTCCCAGCACCTGTCCGCGGGCGACAGCCAGCTGGTGCTGCTGATGGTGCACCGCCCGGACGACCACGCGCGGATCGCGCGGTACCTGGCAGGCGGGCACGTGGACGGTGCGCTGGTGCTGGCCCCGCACCGCGGTGATCCGCTGCCCGCGGCGGTGCGGGACCTGCCGCTGCCGGTGGTGTTCGGCGGCCGGCCGTGGATCTCCGAACGCGGCCTGCACCTGGTGGACCACGACAACGTGGGCGGCGGCCGGCTCGCGACCGAGCACCTGCTGTCGCTGGGCAGGCGGGCCGTCGTGACGGTCACCGGGCCGCGCGACGAGCACGCCGGGCTGGAGCGGCTGCGCGGCTGGCGGGAGGCGGTCGGCGACGGCGAGGCGACGGCGGCGCGCTCCGAACCGGGCGACTTCACCGAGGCCGGTGGCGAGCGGGCGATGGCGGCGCTGCTGGCGCGGGTGCCGGAGCTGGACGCGGTGTTCGCGGCGAACGATCTGATGGCGGTGGGTGCGCTGCGGGCGTTGCGGACCGCGGGCCGCCGGGTGCCCGCGGACGTGGCGGTGGTCGGGTTCGACGACCACCCCGCGGTCGCGCCGCACGCCGATCCGCCGCTGACCGCGATCCGCCAGGACCCGGCGCTGCGGACGGTGCACATGGTGGCGCTGCTGCACCGGTTGATCGCGGGCGACCGGGTGGCGCCGGGTCGCGAGGTGCTGCCGGTGGAGCTCGTGCGCCGCGAATCGGCCTGA
- a CDS encoding FAD-dependent oxidoreductase, producing the protein MASSNGAQGQRGPQHYDVVVIGSGFGGSVAALRLTEKGYRVAVLEAGRRFSDDEFAKTSWDLRRFLWAPQIGCYGIQRIHLLRDCLILAGAGVGGGSLVYANTLYRPLKPFYNDSQWAHITDWEDELSPHYDQASRMLGVVTNPTTTPSDVVMKKVAADMGVGDSYHPTPVGVHFGEPGRTVADPYFGGAGPARTGCTECGSCMTGCRVGAKNTLVKNYLHLAEAGGAEVFPLTTVHRLAEGRDGRWRIGTRRTGAKTALGSRVFTADQVVVAAGTWGTQNLLHRARDRGDLPRLSAKLGELTRTNSEAIIGAQVPQLGEQDYSSGVAITSSFHPDEDTHIEPVRYGKGSNAMGLLQTFPTKGDHPDPRWKQWLRFVRTDPLKALKMAVVRNWSERTIILLVMQSLDNSLITRVKRGLFGSRLTSRQGHGAPNPSFIPAGEEANERVAEEIGGIAGGTWGELIDMPMTAHFIGGCAIGEDAEHGVIDPYHRAYGHPTLSIVDGSAITANLGVNPSLTITAQAERAFSMWPNKGEPDRRAAQAEGYHRMAPIAPKHPAVPADAPAALRLPLV; encoded by the coding sequence ATGGCTTCCAGCAACGGTGCTCAGGGTCAGCGCGGTCCGCAGCACTACGACGTCGTCGTGATCGGCTCCGGGTTCGGCGGCAGCGTCGCCGCGCTGCGGCTCACCGAGAAGGGCTACCGGGTCGCCGTGCTAGAGGCGGGCCGCCGCTTCAGCGACGACGAGTTCGCCAAGACGTCCTGGGACCTGCGCCGATTCCTGTGGGCACCGCAGATCGGCTGCTACGGCATCCAGCGCATCCACCTGCTGCGGGACTGCCTCATCCTCGCCGGAGCCGGGGTCGGCGGCGGTTCGCTGGTGTACGCGAACACGCTGTACCGGCCGCTGAAGCCGTTCTACAACGACTCCCAGTGGGCGCACATCACCGACTGGGAGGACGAGCTCTCCCCGCACTACGACCAGGCCAGCCGGATGCTGGGCGTCGTCACCAACCCGACGACCACCCCGTCCGACGTGGTGATGAAGAAGGTCGCCGCCGACATGGGCGTCGGCGACAGCTACCACCCGACGCCGGTCGGCGTGCACTTCGGCGAACCGGGCCGCACCGTCGCCGACCCCTACTTCGGCGGCGCCGGACCGGCGCGCACCGGCTGCACCGAATGCGGCTCGTGCATGACCGGCTGCCGCGTCGGGGCGAAGAACACGCTGGTCAAGAACTACCTGCACCTCGCCGAAGCCGGGGGAGCGGAGGTGTTCCCGCTGACCACCGTGCACCGGCTCGCCGAAGGCCGCGACGGCCGCTGGCGCATCGGCACCCGCCGCACCGGGGCGAAGACCGCGCTCGGCAGCCGAGTGTTCACCGCCGACCAGGTGGTCGTCGCCGCCGGGACCTGGGGCACCCAGAACCTGCTGCACCGGGCGCGGGACCGCGGCGACCTGCCGCGGTTGTCGGCGAAGCTCGGCGAGCTCACCCGCACCAACTCCGAGGCCATCATCGGCGCGCAGGTGCCGCAGCTCGGCGAGCAGGACTACTCCAGCGGCGTCGCCATCACCTCCTCGTTCCACCCCGACGAGGACACCCACATCGAGCCCGTCCGGTACGGCAAGGGCAGCAACGCGATGGGCCTGCTGCAGACCTTCCCGACCAAGGGCGACCACCCGGACCCGCGCTGGAAGCAGTGGCTGCGGTTCGTGCGCACCGACCCGCTGAAGGCGCTGAAGATGGCGGTGGTGCGCAACTGGAGCGAGCGCACGATCATCCTGCTGGTGATGCAGAGCCTGGACAACTCGCTGATCACCCGGGTCAAGCGCGGCCTGTTCGGCTCCCGGCTCACCTCCCGGCAGGGCCACGGCGCGCCCAACCCCAGCTTCATCCCCGCGGGTGAGGAGGCCAACGAGCGGGTCGCCGAGGAGATCGGCGGCATCGCGGGCGGCACCTGGGGCGAGCTGATCGACATGCCGATGACCGCGCACTTCATCGGTGGCTGCGCCATCGGCGAGGACGCCGAGCACGGCGTCATCGACCCGTACCACCGGGCGTACGGGCACCCGACGCTGTCGATCGTGGACGGTTCCGCGATCACCGCGAACCTCGGGGTGAACCCGTCGCTGACGATCACCGCCCAGGCCGAGCGAGCGTTCTCCATGTGGCCGAACAAGGGCGAACCGGACCGGCGCGCCGCGCAGGCCGAGGGCTACCACCGGATGGCGCCGATCGCGCCGAAGCACCCGGCGGTCCCCGCCGACGCCCCCGCGGCGCTGCGCCTGCCCCTGGTCTGA
- a CDS encoding NmrA family NAD(P)-binding protein — MPAHGRRSDSGGATGRQGGATARALLAAGVPVRALVRDPETERAAAVRALGADLVTGDLRDRDSLAPAVDGVRAVFSVQLPELTADGFDFDGEIAQGTNLVEAARAAEVAQFVHTSVSGAGQHTEVPGMAEGRWGVARSLGAKSAIQDRVREAGFPSWTLLKPAFFMANFLPSMGFLFPRGVEGGLVSVLKPDTRLSLIATADIGAAAAAAIAEPTRFHEVELELAGDFLPMVRIAEVLSGALGVPLTAPDMTEAEALAAGMPGMGTTHDYLNAVGQPARPEFAAELGLPTTSFEEWAAAHLRG, encoded by the coding sequence GTGCCTGCGCACGGTCGCCGATCCGACTCCGGCGGCGCCACCGGTAGGCAGGGCGGAGCCACCGCCCGCGCCCTGCTCGCCGCGGGCGTTCCCGTCCGCGCCCTGGTGCGCGACCCCGAGACCGAACGCGCCGCCGCGGTGCGCGCGCTCGGAGCCGACCTGGTGACCGGCGACCTCCGCGACCGCGACTCCCTGGCACCGGCGGTCGACGGCGTCCGCGCGGTCTTCTCCGTGCAGCTGCCCGAGCTCACCGCGGACGGCTTCGACTTCGACGGGGAGATCGCGCAGGGCACCAACCTCGTCGAAGCGGCCCGCGCCGCCGAGGTGGCGCAGTTCGTGCACACCTCGGTCAGCGGCGCCGGTCAGCACACCGAGGTGCCCGGCATGGCCGAAGGCCGGTGGGGGGTGGCGCGCAGCCTGGGCGCCAAGAGCGCGATCCAGGACCGGGTCCGCGAAGCCGGTTTTCCCAGCTGGACGCTGCTCAAGCCCGCCTTCTTCATGGCGAACTTCCTGCCCTCGATGGGCTTCCTGTTCCCGCGCGGCGTCGAAGGCGGCCTGGTCAGCGTCCTCAAGCCGGACACCCGGCTGTCCCTGATCGCGACGGCGGACATCGGGGCCGCGGCGGCCGCCGCGATCGCCGAGCCGACGCGGTTCCACGAGGTCGAACTGGAGCTGGCGGGCGACTTCCTGCCGATGGTGCGGATCGCCGAAGTCCTCTCCGGCGCGCTCGGCGTCCCGCTGACGGCACCCGACATGACCGAGGCCGAAGCGCTGGCCGCCGGGATGCCGGGCATGGGCACCACCCACGACTACCTGAACGCGGTCGGCCAGCCGGCCCGCCCCGAGTTCGCCGCCGAACTGGGCCTGCCGACCACCTCGTTCGAGGAGTGGGCGGCCGCGCACCTGCGCGGCTGA
- a CDS encoding SbtR family transcriptional regulator — MRRHFPTRRALLEAVSHSRIDALSRRAAELADAPDGRDALLRWLDEVVAYCATVRGLAVALSYAGPDTDPVRGNTCAGALEEAGTPLLDRAVRDGAVRADIALTDLITVIVGIVLAVEHRADAAAEADRLFRLTVAGLAPHA; from the coding sequence GTGCGCAGGCACTTCCCCACCCGCCGCGCCCTGCTCGAAGCGGTCTCGCACAGCCGCATCGACGCGCTGAGCCGTCGCGCCGCCGAACTGGCCGATGCGCCCGACGGCCGCGACGCGCTGCTGCGCTGGCTCGACGAAGTGGTCGCCTACTGCGCCACCGTCCGCGGCCTGGCGGTCGCGCTGTCCTACGCGGGACCCGACACCGACCCGGTCCGAGGCAACACCTGCGCCGGAGCGCTGGAGGAAGCGGGCACACCGCTGCTGGACCGCGCCGTGCGCGACGGTGCGGTGCGAGCGGACATCGCCCTCACCGACCTGATCACGGTGATCGTCGGCATCGTGCTGGCCGTCGAACACCGCGCCGACGCCGCCGCCGAAGCCGACAGGTTGTTCCGGCTGACCGTGGCGGGCCTGGCTCCGCACGCCTGA
- the guaA gene encoding glutamine-hydrolyzing GMP synthase, producing MLVVDYGAQYAQLIARRVRETQIYSEVVPHDTPVEEIVRRDPAALVLSGGPSSVYAEDAPQVDPALFEAGVPVFGICYGFQAMTAALGGTVEHTGTREYGRTELEITGDGGALHEELPGHHPVWMSHGDSVSKAPEGFTVTAGSKDTPVAAYEDRNRRLAGVQYHPEVAHSPHGQEVLRRFLHDIAGIKPQWTTASIVDDTVQAIREQVGDRRAICGLSGGVDSAVAGALVQRAIGEQLTCVFVDHGLLRAGERAQVERDFVAATGVKLVTVDATEQFLGALAGVTDPEEKRKIIGREFIRSFEQAARDLVQGSEGDVDFLVQGTLYPDVVESGGGSGAANIKSHHNVGGLPDDLQFQLVEPLRALFKDEVRRVGLELGLPETIVHRQPFPGPGLGIRIIGEVTADRLETLRAADSIAREELTAAGLDRDIWQCPVVLLADVRSVGVQGDGRTYGHPVVLRPVSSEDAMTADWTRLPYDVLERISTRITNEVAEVNRVTLDVTSKPPGTIEWE from the coding sequence GTGCTCGTCGTCGACTACGGCGCCCAGTACGCGCAGCTGATCGCCCGCCGCGTCCGCGAGACGCAGATCTACTCCGAGGTCGTCCCGCACGACACGCCGGTCGAGGAGATCGTCCGGCGCGATCCGGCGGCCCTGGTGCTCTCCGGCGGCCCGTCCAGCGTGTACGCCGAGGACGCGCCGCAGGTCGACCCGGCGCTGTTCGAGGCGGGCGTGCCGGTGTTCGGCATCTGCTACGGCTTCCAGGCCATGACCGCGGCCCTCGGCGGAACGGTGGAGCACACCGGCACCCGCGAGTACGGCCGCACCGAGCTGGAGATCACCGGTGACGGCGGTGCGCTGCACGAGGAGCTGCCCGGCCACCACCCGGTGTGGATGAGCCACGGCGACTCGGTCAGCAAGGCGCCCGAGGGCTTCACCGTGACCGCGGGCAGCAAGGACACCCCGGTCGCCGCCTACGAGGACCGGAACCGCCGGCTGGCGGGCGTGCAGTACCACCCGGAGGTCGCGCACTCCCCGCACGGCCAGGAGGTGCTGCGCCGGTTCCTGCACGACATCGCGGGCATCAAGCCGCAGTGGACCACCGCGTCGATCGTGGACGACACCGTCCAGGCGATCCGCGAGCAGGTCGGCGACCGGCGCGCGATCTGCGGCCTGTCCGGCGGCGTGGACTCGGCGGTCGCGGGCGCGCTGGTGCAGCGCGCCATCGGCGAGCAGCTGACCTGCGTGTTCGTCGACCACGGGCTGCTGCGCGCCGGGGAGCGGGCGCAGGTGGAGCGGGACTTCGTGGCCGCCACCGGGGTGAAGCTGGTGACGGTCGACGCCACCGAGCAGTTCCTGGGCGCGCTGGCCGGGGTCACCGACCCCGAGGAGAAGCGCAAGATCATCGGCCGGGAGTTCATCCGCAGCTTCGAGCAGGCGGCCCGCGACCTGGTGCAGGGCTCCGAAGGCGACGTGGACTTCCTGGTGCAGGGCACCCTGTACCCGGACGTCGTCGAATCCGGCGGCGGCAGCGGCGCGGCGAACATCAAGAGCCACCACAACGTCGGCGGCCTGCCCGACGACCTCCAGTTCCAGCTGGTGGAGCCGTTGCGCGCCCTGTTCAAGGACGAGGTGCGGCGGGTCGGCCTGGAGCTGGGCCTGCCGGAGACCATCGTGCACCGGCAGCCGTTCCCCGGGCCGGGCCTCGGCATCCGGATCATCGGCGAGGTCACCGCGGACCGCCTCGAAACGCTGCGCGCGGCCGACTCGATCGCGCGGGAGGAGCTGACCGCGGCCGGGCTGGACCGCGACATCTGGCAGTGCCCGGTGGTGCTGCTGGCCGACGTGCGCTCGGTGGGCGTGCAGGGCGACGGCCGCACCTACGGGCACCCGGTGGTGCTGCGGCCGGTCTCCAGCGAGGACGCGATGACCGCGGACTGGACGCGGCTGCCCTACGACGTGCTGGAGCGGATCTCCACCCGCATCACCAACGAGGTCGCCGAGGTCAACCGGGTCACGCTGGACGTGACGTCGAAGCCGCCGGGCACCATCGAGTGGGAGTGA
- a CDS encoding PspC domain-containing protein, whose protein sequence is MSGNDNVGDTLREMWESRPARLRQDRKLAGVSAAIGRRYGIDPVLVRVAFAVATIPGGGGLALYLALWVLLPSDPDAPSRNRFGRLVGVALVVLIGVPTALSMLYPHGWLVFGAACAGLYLLHRGYRDRQVAVLSTPGQAAPSAPGQAVASAPAAPVGENTWVYPGAQQRAEPPSWDPLGAAPFAWDLPEPGVEPEPPQPKRTWITWVALAVAVLAGGAALTAGVSAGSALAVVLGVLGVGMLCAAFLRGGRALIAFALPVGALALLLGPGAGDDAEPAPPQDRRVVATTTAGLRESYPYLERGTLTLDLRQLRLAGDEQVETGAHVGQGRVRVLLPRDLDVTAGCTAERGAVHCLGTQENGGEHTRLDIDDPGADGPGGGHLTVEAFVSDGMVEVLRG, encoded by the coding sequence ATGAGCGGGAATGACAACGTCGGCGACACCCTCCGGGAGATGTGGGAGTCGCGACCGGCGCGGTTGCGGCAGGACCGCAAGCTCGCCGGGGTGAGCGCCGCGATCGGGCGGCGCTACGGCATCGACCCGGTGCTGGTGCGGGTGGCGTTCGCGGTGGCCACCATCCCCGGTGGCGGGGGCCTCGCGCTGTACCTGGCGCTGTGGGTGCTGCTGCCGTCCGATCCGGACGCGCCGAGCCGCAACCGGTTCGGCCGGCTGGTCGGGGTGGCGCTGGTGGTGCTGATCGGGGTCCCCACCGCGCTGAGCATGCTCTACCCGCACGGCTGGCTGGTGTTCGGCGCCGCGTGCGCCGGGCTGTACCTGCTGCACCGCGGCTACCGGGACCGGCAGGTCGCCGTGCTGAGCACGCCGGGTCAGGCGGCGCCGAGCGCGCCGGGCCAGGCCGTGGCGAGCGCGCCGGCGGCCCCGGTCGGCGAGAACACCTGGGTGTACCCGGGCGCTCAGCAGCGCGCCGAACCGCCGTCCTGGGATCCGCTGGGTGCCGCGCCGTTCGCCTGGGACCTGCCGGAGCCCGGGGTGGAACCGGAGCCGCCGCAGCCGAAGCGGACGTGGATCACCTGGGTCGCGCTGGCCGTGGCCGTGCTGGCCGGTGGGGCGGCGCTCACCGCGGGCGTCAGTGCCGGTTCGGCGCTCGCGGTGGTGCTGGGCGTGCTCGGAGTGGGCATGCTGTGCGCCGCGTTCCTGCGTGGCGGCCGGGCGCTCATCGCGTTCGCGCTGCCGGTGGGGGCGCTGGCGCTGCTGCTGGGCCCGGGTGCGGGCGACGACGCGGAACCGGCTCCGCCGCAGGACCGGCGGGTGGTGGCGACGACCACCGCGGGGCTGCGGGAGTCCTACCCGTACCTGGAGCGCGGCACGCTGACCCTGGACCTGCGGCAGCTGCGCCTCGCCGGCGACGAGCAGGTCGAGACCGGCGCGCACGTCGGGCAGGGGCGGGTGCGGGTGCTGCTGCCGCGGGACCTGGACGTCACCGCCGGGTGCACCGCGGAACGCGGCGCGGTGCACTGCCTCGGCACGCAGGAGAACGGGGGCGAGCACACGCGGCTCGACATCGACGATCCCGGTGCGGACGGGCCCGGTGGCGGCCACCTCACCGTGGAGGCGTTCGTTTCCGACGGAATGGTGGAGGTGCTCCGTGGCTGA
- a CDS encoding glycoside hydrolase family 16 protein, which translates to MPRTGFKAAGTTLAALCLFPFVTSSATSAVAAPAQPAAPSPKAEVFFDDFSGTELDRSKWKVEVTGDNFTTVNSEQQAYVDSPETIYIDHDDANTGAENGALALHARSTPGFQAPDGNTYDFQSGRVNTQDNFEFTYGRYSAKVKLPEGGTSQGLWPAWWSLGANIDEVGWPQCGEVDVMESVGEPWTSVALHGPEYHGDTPIAGQQQFEGSDPGDWHVYTADWTPEGITFLVDDKEIYKITKAEMEQNGWTWVYDDPQFMILNFALGGQFPNGVNGVTEPYFGLPQESVDKVKAGNARYLVDWVRVEQ; encoded by the coding sequence GTGCCCCGAACCGGATTCAAGGCGGCAGGAACGACCCTCGCCGCGCTGTGCCTGTTCCCGTTCGTCACCTCTTCGGCGACCTCCGCGGTGGCGGCTCCGGCCCAGCCCGCGGCGCCGTCGCCGAAGGCGGAGGTGTTCTTCGACGACTTCTCCGGCACCGAACTCGACCGCTCCAAGTGGAAGGTCGAGGTCACCGGGGACAACTTCACCACCGTGAACTCGGAGCAGCAGGCCTACGTCGACTCCCCCGAGACGATCTACATCGACCACGACGACGCGAACACCGGTGCCGAGAACGGCGCGCTCGCGCTGCACGCGCGCAGCACCCCCGGTTTCCAGGCGCCGGACGGCAACACCTACGACTTCCAGTCCGGCCGGGTCAACACCCAGGACAACTTCGAGTTCACCTACGGCCGCTACTCGGCGAAGGTGAAGCTGCCCGAGGGCGGCACCAGCCAGGGCCTGTGGCCGGCGTGGTGGTCGCTGGGCGCCAACATCGACGAGGTGGGCTGGCCGCAGTGCGGCGAGGTCGACGTCATGGAGAGCGTCGGCGAGCCGTGGACCAGCGTCGCGCTGCACGGTCCCGAATACCACGGCGACACCCCGATCGCGGGGCAGCAGCAATTCGAGGGTTCCGACCCGGGCGACTGGCACGTCTACACGGCGGATTGGACCCCGGAAGGAATCACCTTCCTCGTCGATGACAAGGAGATCTACAAGATCACCAAGGCCGAAATGGAGCAGAACGGCTGGACGTGGGTGTACGACGACCCGCAGTTCATGATTCTGAACTTCGCACTCGGCGGCCAGTTCCCGAACGGCGTCAACGGCGTCACCGAACCCTATTTCGGACTCCCGCAGGAATCGGTCGACAAGGTGAAGGCGGGCAATGCGCGCTACCTGGTCGACTGGGTCCGCGTCGAGCAGTGA
- the guaB gene encoding IMP dehydrogenase, producing the protein MTSELTAPGFPAKFATLGLTFDDVLLLPDESDVIPSGVDTGTQLSRNVRLRVPLLSAAMDTVTEARMAIAMARQGGVGILQRNLSVEEQAAQAEVVKRSEAGMVTDPVTCSPEDTMAEVDALCARFRISGVPVTDPDGTLVGIITNRDMRFEVDHTRRVREIMTPAPLVTAQVGVTAEAALGLLRRHKVEKLPIVDNAGKLRGLITVKDFVKTEQYPNATKDPDGRLLCGAAVGVGADSHERAMALVDAGVDVLVVDTAHGHSRAVVDTVATLKKELGHSVDVIGGNVATRAGAQALVDAGADAVKVGVGPGSICTTRVVAGVGVPQISAIYEADQACRPAGVPIIGDGGIQYSGDIPKAIAAGASSVMLGSLLAGTAESPGDLVLVNGKQFKVYRGMGSLGAMQSRGQGRSYSKDRYFQDDVLSEDKLVPEGIEGRVPFRGPLAQVVDQLVGGLRSGMGYTGSTTVPELQRANLVRITAAGLKESHPHDITMTVEAPNYTTR; encoded by the coding sequence ATGACCAGCGAACTCACCGCCCCCGGTTTCCCCGCGAAGTTCGCGACGCTCGGGTTGACCTTCGATGACGTGCTGCTGCTGCCCGATGAGTCCGATGTGATCCCCAGCGGCGTCGACACGGGAACGCAGCTGTCGCGCAACGTGCGGCTGCGGGTGCCGCTGCTGTCCGCGGCGATGGACACCGTCACCGAGGCGCGGATGGCGATCGCCATGGCCCGCCAGGGCGGTGTCGGCATCCTGCAGCGGAACCTGTCGGTGGAGGAGCAGGCCGCGCAGGCCGAGGTCGTGAAGCGCTCCGAGGCCGGCATGGTCACCGACCCGGTGACCTGCTCGCCCGAGGACACGATGGCCGAGGTGGACGCGCTGTGCGCCCGCTTCCGGATCTCCGGTGTCCCCGTCACCGACCCCGACGGCACCCTCGTCGGGATCATCACCAACCGCGACATGCGGTTCGAGGTGGACCACACCCGCCGGGTGCGCGAGATCATGACGCCCGCCCCGCTGGTGACCGCGCAGGTCGGCGTCACCGCGGAGGCCGCGCTCGGCCTGCTGCGCAGGCACAAGGTCGAGAAGCTGCCGATCGTGGACAACGCGGGCAAGCTCCGCGGGCTGATCACCGTCAAGGACTTCGTCAAGACCGAGCAGTACCCCAACGCCACCAAGGACCCGGACGGCCGGCTGCTGTGCGGCGCCGCGGTCGGCGTCGGCGCCGACTCGCACGAGCGGGCGATGGCGCTGGTCGACGCCGGGGTGGACGTGCTCGTCGTGGACACCGCGCACGGGCACTCCCGGGCGGTCGTGGACACCGTGGCCACCCTGAAGAAGGAGCTGGGCCACTCGGTGGACGTCATCGGCGGCAACGTCGCCACCCGCGCCGGGGCCCAGGCGCTCGTCGACGCGGGCGCGGACGCCGTCAAGGTCGGCGTCGGGCCGGGCTCGATCTGCACCACCCGCGTCGTCGCGGGCGTCGGCGTCCCGCAGATCAGCGCCATCTACGAGGCCGACCAGGCGTGCCGGCCGGCCGGGGTGCCGATCATCGGCGACGGCGGCATCCAGTACTCCGGGGACATCCCGAAGGCCATCGCGGCCGGTGCCAGCAGCGTGATGCTGGGCAGCCTGCTCGCGGGCACCGCCGAATCGCCCGGGGACCTGGTGCTGGTCAACGGCAAGCAGTTCAAGGTGTACCGGGGCATGGGCTCGCTCGGCGCGATGCAGAGCCGCGGGCAGGGCCGGTCGTACTCGAAGGACCGCTACTTCCAGGACGACGTGCTGTCCGAGGACAAGCTGGTGCCGGAGGGCATCGAGGGGCGGGTGCCGTTCCGCGGGCCGCTGGCGCAGGTGGTGGACCAGCTCGTCGGCGGGCTGCGCTCCGGCATGGGCTACACCGGTTCGACCACGGTCCCCGAGCTGCAGCGGGCCAACCTGGTGCGGATCACCGCGGCGGGGCTCAAGGAGTCGCACCCGCACGACATCACGATGACCGTCGAGGCGCCGAACTACACGACCCGGTGA
- a CDS encoding GuaB3 family IMP dehydrogenase-related protein: MRDSVEIGMGRTAMRGYELDDIEIVPSRRTRSSQDVSLAWQIDAYRFGIPLVTHPTDAVVSPATAIRVGELGGLGVLNAEGLWARHENVDDLLFEVVRIADESEEPTAAVKRLQELHAAPVRHDLLTRAIKQIKDSGVTVAARVSPQHAEELTPDLLAAGVEVLMVHGTIVSAEHVARDGEPLNLKRFIADLDVPVIAGGVGDYRTAMHLMRTGAAGVIVGFGESMATTTTQVLGIGVPMATAIADAAAARRDYLDETGGRYVHVLADGALSYSGDIAKAIACGADAVVLGEALTEASEAPGQGYYWTAAAAHPSLPRSEIMGFTGAGVDLEKLLFGPSSEASGTTNLFGGLRRAMAKTGYSELKEFQKVGLTLRR, encoded by the coding sequence GTGCGGGATTCGGTGGAGATCGGCATGGGCCGGACGGCCATGCGCGGGTACGAGCTGGACGACATCGAGATCGTCCCGTCCCGGCGGACCCGGTCGTCGCAGGACGTGTCGCTGGCGTGGCAGATCGACGCGTACCGGTTCGGCATCCCGCTGGTGACGCACCCCACCGACGCCGTGGTGTCCCCGGCGACGGCCATCCGCGTCGGCGAGCTCGGCGGCCTCGGCGTGCTCAACGCCGAAGGGCTCTGGGCCCGGCACGAGAACGTCGACGACCTGCTGTTCGAAGTGGTGCGCATCGCGGACGAGAGCGAGGAGCCGACCGCCGCGGTCAAGCGGCTGCAGGAGCTGCACGCCGCGCCGGTGCGGCACGACCTGCTCACCCGGGCCATCAAGCAGATCAAGGACTCCGGGGTCACCGTCGCCGCGCGGGTCAGCCCGCAGCACGCCGAGGAGCTCACCCCCGACCTGCTCGCCGCGGGCGTCGAGGTGCTCATGGTGCACGGCACCATCGTCTCGGCCGAGCACGTGGCGCGGGACGGCGAGCCGCTCAACCTGAAGCGCTTCATCGCGGACCTCGACGTGCCGGTGATCGCCGGCGGCGTCGGTGACTACCGCACCGCCATGCACCTGATGCGCACCGGCGCGGCCGGCGTGATCGTCGGCTTCGGCGAGTCGATGGCCACCACGACCACCCAGGTGCTCGGCATCGGCGTGCCGATGGCCACCGCCATCGCCGACGCCGCCGCGGCCCGCCGCGACTACCTCGACGAGACCGGCGGCCGGTACGTGCACGTGCTCGCCGACGGTGCGCTGTCCTACTCCGGTGACATCGCGAAGGCCATCGCCTGCGGTGCCGACGCCGTCGTCCTCGGCGAAGCGCTCACCGAGGCCTCGGAGGCGCCCGGCCAGGGCTACTACTGGACCGCGGCCGCCGCGCACCCGAGCCTGCCGCGCAGCGAGATCATGGGCTTCACCGGTGCCGGTGTCGACCTGGAGAAGCTGCTGTTCGGCCCGAGCAGCGAGGCGTCCGGCACCACCAACCTGTTCGGCGGGCTGCGGCGCGCGATGGCGAAGACCGGGTACTCGGAGCTCAAGGAGTTCCAGAAGGTCGGCCTGACGCTGCGGCGTTGA